A genomic window from Streptomyces mirabilis includes:
- a CDS encoding phosphatidylglycerol lysyltransferase domain-containing protein, producing the protein MVDRLRPRAAAATVWYLRLLALLNLVAVTSLPFREEVHEHNGGEFFTPYLATAGLVSAALALFLALVMRRRKRAAWIFNMLLAGPLFGLYVLALTQEQYRQHGFNWFSTVFTGLFVVALLVGRKEFQAVGDRSNPRLALAVGAGGFLVSGTLGTLLVSATNKVSGAPLSDRIAYTLLRGVSVGPLADRLDSVIAPRWVDVIVNILIAASFLLVLYACFRAPRGRELLGEDDERRLRDLLAKHGERDSLGYFALRRDKAVMWSPSGKAAIAYRVVGGVTLASGDPIGDPEAWPGAIEAWLHEARRHAWTPAVMGAGEEAGTIYARHGLDALELGDEAIVDRADFTLEGRAMRGVRQAHNRIRRAGYTVGIRRHEDIPEADMATLIDKADHWRDGETERGFSMALGRLGDPGDGRCVMLECRDSQDEPRAVLSFVPWGDKGLSLDLMRRDRDSENGLMEFMVIELLLRAEEIGVQRVSLNFAMFRSVFERGSRLGAGPVLRLWCAVLTFLSRWWQLESLYRANAKYRPIWEPRYLLFEKSSDLPRIGIAAARAEGFLTPPALPALGRRPLLRAPRGRSQPPHGSGQVPGQQRGSSTDTSSAR; encoded by the coding sequence ATGGTCGACCGGCTACGACCACGGGCGGCCGCGGCCACGGTCTGGTACCTGCGGCTGCTCGCGCTGCTCAACCTGGTGGCGGTCACGTCGCTGCCGTTCCGGGAAGAGGTGCACGAGCACAACGGAGGTGAGTTCTTCACCCCGTACCTGGCCACCGCCGGGCTGGTCTCGGCCGCGCTGGCGCTGTTCCTGGCCCTCGTGATGCGGCGCCGCAAACGGGCCGCGTGGATCTTCAACATGCTGCTGGCCGGACCGCTCTTCGGCCTGTACGTCCTGGCCCTCACGCAGGAGCAGTACCGACAGCACGGCTTCAACTGGTTCTCGACCGTGTTCACCGGGCTCTTCGTCGTCGCGCTGCTGGTGGGGCGCAAGGAGTTCCAGGCCGTCGGGGACCGCTCCAACCCCCGGCTGGCGCTGGCCGTCGGTGCCGGGGGCTTCCTGGTCAGCGGCACCCTCGGAACGCTGCTGGTGAGCGCCACCAACAAGGTGTCCGGGGCGCCGCTGAGCGACCGGATCGCGTACACGCTGCTGCGCGGGGTCAGCGTCGGCCCGCTCGCCGACCGCCTCGACTCGGTGATCGCGCCCCGCTGGGTGGACGTGATCGTCAACATCCTGATCGCGGCCTCCTTCCTGCTCGTGCTCTACGCCTGCTTCCGCGCCCCGCGCGGGCGGGAACTCCTCGGCGAGGACGACGAGCGACGTCTGCGCGACCTTCTCGCCAAGCACGGTGAGCGGGACTCGCTGGGCTACTTCGCGTTGCGCCGCGACAAGGCCGTCATGTGGTCCCCGAGCGGCAAGGCGGCGATCGCCTACCGGGTGGTCGGCGGTGTGACCCTTGCCTCCGGCGACCCGATCGGCGACCCCGAGGCCTGGCCCGGCGCGATCGAGGCATGGCTGCACGAGGCGCGGCGGCACGCCTGGACGCCGGCCGTGATGGGCGCCGGCGAGGAGGCCGGCACGATCTACGCCCGGCACGGCCTCGACGCCCTCGAACTCGGCGACGAAGCCATCGTGGACCGTGCCGACTTCACCCTCGAAGGACGCGCGATGCGCGGAGTGCGCCAGGCGCACAACCGCATCCGCCGGGCCGGTTACACCGTCGGCATCCGCCGCCACGAGGACATCCCCGAGGCCGACATGGCCACCCTCATCGACAAGGCGGACCACTGGCGGGACGGCGAGACCGAGCGCGGGTTCTCCATGGCGCTCGGCCGGCTCGGCGACCCGGGCGACGGCCGGTGCGTGATGCTGGAGTGCCGCGACAGTCAGGACGAACCGCGGGCCGTGCTGAGCTTCGTACCGTGGGGCGACAAGGGGCTGTCGCTCGACCTGATGCGCCGGGACCGTGACTCCGAGAACGGCCTCATGGAGTTCATGGTCATCGAACTCCTGCTGCGCGCCGAGGAGATCGGGGTGCAGCGGGTCTCGCTGAACTTCGCCATGTTCCGTTCCGTCTTCGAGCGCGGCTCCCGGCTGGGCGCCGGACCGGTGCTGCGTCTGTGGTGCGCGGTGCTGACGTTCCTCTCCCGCTGGTGGCAACTCGAGTCCCTCTACCGGGCCAACGCCAAGTACCGGCCCATCTGGGAGCCCCGTTACCTCCTGTTCGAGAAGAGCAGCGACCTCCCCCGCATCGGGATCGCCGCCGCCCGCGCGGAGGGCTTCCTCACCCCGCCCGCGCTGCCCGCGCTCGGCCGGCGTCCACTCCTACGGGCGCCGCGGGGACGGTCCCAGCCCCCGCACGGCAGCGGGCAGGTCCCCGGACAGCAGCGCGGTTCCTCGACCGACACCTCGTCAGCCAGGTAA
- a CDS encoding sporulation protein translates to MVFKRLLGAMGAGGPSVDTVLDGGAVAPGGILSGQVHLQGGSANVEIEHIGLELIARVEAEHEDGESEGAVVFERFTVGGGFRLAEQERHSVPFSVSLPWETPVSELYGQPLGIVLGVRTELAVAGARDKGDLDPLAVRLLPVQEAVLEALGQLGFGFKSADLEHGHIGGTGQQLPFYQEIELTPAPQYAHVVNEIELTFLATPAGMEIVLEADKRGGLFESGQDALTRFTVSHHDVGARDWNSEVDGWIRQLVEHRASYGSHATYGHADPYAAGSGYGHPSAHRSGHASGHGSGHEGHRSGPGLGTVVAAGAAGLAVGVVGGLVAAEVVDEVGDFFEGDDDEGGEED, encoded by the coding sequence ATGGTGTTCAAACGGCTGCTCGGGGCGATGGGCGCAGGCGGCCCCTCGGTGGACACGGTTCTCGACGGCGGCGCGGTGGCGCCCGGCGGGATCCTGTCCGGACAGGTCCATCTCCAGGGTGGCAGCGCGAACGTGGAGATCGAGCACATCGGGCTCGAACTGATCGCCCGGGTGGAGGCCGAGCACGAGGACGGGGAGAGCGAGGGCGCCGTCGTCTTCGAGCGGTTCACGGTCGGCGGCGGTTTCCGCCTCGCCGAGCAGGAACGCCACAGCGTTCCGTTCAGCGTGTCCCTGCCGTGGGAGACACCGGTCAGCGAGCTGTACGGGCAGCCGCTGGGCATCGTCCTCGGTGTGCGCACCGAGCTCGCGGTGGCCGGTGCGAGGGACAAGGGCGACCTGGATCCGCTCGCGGTGCGTCTGCTGCCGGTCCAGGAAGCGGTCCTGGAGGCGCTGGGGCAGCTGGGCTTCGGCTTCAAGTCCGCCGACCTCGAACACGGCCACATCGGGGGTACGGGGCAGCAGTTGCCCTTCTACCAGGAGATCGAGCTGACGCCCGCGCCGCAGTACGCGCACGTGGTGAACGAGATCGAGCTGACCTTCCTCGCCACCCCGGCCGGCATGGAGATCGTCCTGGAGGCCGACAAGCGCGGCGGGCTCTTCGAGTCGGGGCAGGACGCCCTCACCCGCTTCACGGTGAGCCATCACGATGTCGGGGCCCGCGACTGGAACAGCGAAGTCGACGGCTGGATCAGGCAGTTGGTCGAACACCGGGCGTCGTACGGCTCCCACGCCACGTACGGCCACGCCGATCCGTATGCCGCCGGAAGCGGGTACGGGCACCCCTCGGCCCATAGGTCCGGCCATGCGTCCGGCCATGGGTCCGGTCATGAGGGCCACCGCTCCGGGCCCGGCCTCGGCACCGTGGTCGCGGCCGGCGCGGCGGGACTCGCGGTGGGGGTGGTCGGCGGACTGGTCGCGGCCGAAGTCGTGGACGAGGTGGGCGACTTCTTCGAGGGCGATGACGACGAAGGCGGCGAAGAGGACTGA
- the tatA gene encoding Sec-independent protein translocase subunit TatA, translating to MLRNGLEPWHLLIVAIVLIVLFGSKKLPDTARALGKSMRILKSETKAMKDENPASAATAEQGTAPVTPTAVIKNSAEQAAPRATTEAPSAAH from the coding sequence ATGCTCCGCAACGGACTGGAACCCTGGCACCTGCTGATCGTGGCGATCGTGCTCATCGTGCTGTTCGGCTCGAAGAAGCTGCCGGACACCGCCCGTGCGCTGGGCAAGTCGATGCGCATCCTCAAGAGTGAGACCAAGGCGATGAAGGACGAGAACCCCGCGTCCGCCGCCACCGCCGAACAGGGCACGGCTCCGGTGACCCCCACGGCGGTCATCAAGAACTCCGCCGAGCAGGCCGCCCCGCGGGCGACGACCGAGGCTCCGAGCGCCGCGCACTGA
- a CDS encoding TerD family protein, whose product MGVSLSKGGNVSLSKEAPGLTAVLVGLGWDVRTTTGTDYDLDASALLVDESGKVLSDQHFVFYNNLKSPDGSVEHTGDNLTGEGEGDDESIKVNLAGVPAEVAKIVFPVSIHDADARGQSFGQVRNAFIRVVNQAGGTELARYDLSEDAASETAMIFGELYRNGAEWKFRAVGQGYASGLSGIASDFGVGV is encoded by the coding sequence GTGGGAGTTTCCCTGTCCAAAGGCGGCAATGTCTCGCTCAGCAAGGAGGCACCGGGCCTGACCGCGGTCCTGGTCGGTCTGGGCTGGGACGTGCGGACCACGACGGGCACCGACTACGACCTCGACGCGTCCGCGCTGCTGGTCGACGAGTCGGGCAAGGTCCTCTCGGACCAGCACTTCGTCTTCTACAACAACCTGAAGAGCCCGGACGGTTCGGTCGAGCACACCGGCGACAACCTGACCGGTGAGGGCGAGGGCGACGACGAGTCGATCAAGGTGAACCTGGCCGGCGTACCGGCCGAGGTCGCCAAGATCGTGTTCCCGGTCTCGATCCACGACGCCGACGCGCGCGGACAGAGCTTCGGCCAGGTCCGCAACGCGTTCATCCGTGTCGTCAACCAGGCCGGCGGCACCGAACTCGCGCGCTACGACCTGTCGGAGGACGCCGCGTCCGAAACCGCGATGATCTTCGGCGAGCTGTATCGCAACGGCGCGGAGTGGAAGTTCCGCGCGGTGGGCCAGGGGTACGCCTCGGGTCTGTCCGGGATCGCCTCCGACTTCGGCGTCGGGGTCTGA
- a CDS encoding HEAT repeat domain-containing protein — MFTGMDEVGWASMKHAYGSAEDVPELLRGLASACPQERERALDGMYGAVHHQGDVYDSTLACIPFLFELVGHTELHDRGGVVELLVSIGGGDAFDDGPLEDGDGAEGNYAMARTAVRSGAAAFIGLLADRDPEVRRTAPTALVRFLGQPEHVLGLLTGRLEEEEEEQVRPALAEGLGLFARLHPASAAPAVEYLVELGAAPHDPGLRLAALGQLAGCAPDRLPADLVPTVIALLRARSRRPRVPDQPERPDTDTLIGHLRRLRPADEEGGHLLQTLHTALGGRTADRIALLKGQLSSDETADRCNGVWMAAGLLREWRGSYEELVASIGEQVVAEEQRLRDAAASVLETLFGLAAPAADHLAALVATGPEHRIRQWERGAPTLGAPLKALARAGDPRAVAALAEVLDGPVVPPETGYEAEHLGPAAATLAPLLRERLREVPLDALDTYDRAAPLLFALGRLGHAPAVPEMLRLLHGAPEGLRSREWLVRAIADALGRCGPDAREAIPALRELLDGGCAVAAAGALWSLEGDAEAVLPTLRRELVEEPLHARNAAEALGRLGPAARPALPALRAMADSGKVWLRASATGALWDIAGDPGPVLPTLRSVWEQNAHTRALLAGCLTRMGPAGAPAHDLLRTELATPRRHQARAGGYGSHDIAEDEQLLRACRAALDAA; from the coding sequence GTGTTCACGGGGATGGACGAGGTCGGCTGGGCCTCGATGAAACATGCCTACGGAAGCGCCGAGGACGTCCCGGAGTTGCTCCGGGGACTGGCCTCCGCATGCCCTCAGGAGCGTGAGAGAGCGCTCGACGGGATGTACGGAGCCGTGCACCACCAGGGCGATGTCTACGACTCGACGCTCGCGTGCATCCCGTTCCTGTTCGAACTCGTCGGGCATACGGAACTCCACGACCGGGGCGGCGTCGTGGAGCTGCTCGTCAGCATCGGCGGTGGGGACGCCTTCGACGACGGTCCGCTCGAAGACGGGGACGGCGCCGAGGGCAACTACGCCATGGCACGCACGGCGGTACGGTCGGGCGCCGCGGCCTTCATCGGCCTGCTCGCGGACCGGGACCCGGAGGTGCGCCGGACGGCACCGACGGCGCTGGTGCGGTTCCTCGGCCAACCGGAGCACGTCCTTGGGCTGTTGACGGGACGACTCGAGGAGGAAGAGGAAGAACAGGTCCGGCCGGCCCTGGCCGAGGGCCTGGGGCTGTTCGCGCGCCTGCACCCCGCGTCCGCCGCTCCCGCGGTGGAGTACCTGGTCGAACTCGGTGCCGCTCCGCACGACCCCGGGCTGCGGCTCGCCGCCCTCGGCCAACTCGCCGGCTGCGCACCCGATCGCCTTCCAGCCGACCTCGTGCCCACGGTCATCGCACTGCTTCGGGCCAGATCACGACGACCCCGGGTGCCGGACCAACCCGAGCGGCCCGACACCGACACCCTCATCGGCCACCTGCGACGCCTGCGCCCCGCCGACGAGGAGGGGGGGCATCTCCTGCAAACCCTGCACACCGCGCTCGGCGGCCGGACCGCCGACCGGATCGCCCTGCTCAAGGGGCAGTTGAGCAGCGACGAGACGGCCGACCGGTGCAACGGCGTGTGGATGGCGGCGGGGCTGTTGCGTGAATGGCGGGGCTCCTACGAAGAGCTGGTCGCGTCGATCGGCGAACAGGTCGTCGCCGAGGAGCAGCGGCTGCGCGATGCCGCGGCCTCCGTCCTGGAGACACTCTTCGGTCTGGCCGCCCCGGCCGCCGACCACCTGGCCGCCCTGGTGGCGACGGGCCCCGAGCACCGGATACGCCAGTGGGAGCGCGGGGCGCCGACCCTCGGCGCCCCGCTCAAGGCGCTCGCCAGAGCCGGCGATCCGCGCGCGGTGGCGGCGCTCGCCGAGGTGCTGGACGGGCCGGTCGTGCCTCCCGAAACCGGTTACGAAGCCGAGCACTTGGGCCCGGCCGCGGCCACACTCGCTCCACTGCTGCGCGAGCGGCTCCGCGAGGTCCCCCTCGACGCACTCGACACCTACGACCGTGCGGCGCCGCTGCTGTTCGCGCTCGGCAGGCTGGGACACGCGCCTGCGGTGCCGGAGATGCTGCGGCTGCTGCACGGGGCGCCGGAGGGGCTGCGGAGCCGGGAGTGGCTCGTGCGGGCGATCGCCGACGCGCTCGGCAGGTGCGGCCCGGACGCGCGAGAGGCGATACCGGCCCTGCGTGAACTGCTGGACGGGGGGTGCGCGGTGGCGGCGGCCGGCGCGCTCTGGTCGCTGGAGGGCGACGCGGAGGCCGTACTGCCGACGCTGCGAAGAGAATTGGTGGAGGAACCGCTCCACGCACGCAACGCGGCCGAGGCACTGGGCCGACTGGGACCCGCGGCCCGGCCCGCCCTGCCGGCACTGCGCGCCATGGCCGACTCCGGGAAGGTGTGGCTGCGTGCGAGCGCCACGGGCGCCCTGTGGGACATCGCCGGGGATCCAGGACCGGTTCTCCCCACGCTCCGCTCCGTCTGGGAACAGAACGCGCACACCCGCGCCCTCCTCGCCGGCTGTCTGACCCGGATGGGGCCGGCGGGCGCGCCCGCCCACGATCTTCTCCGTACAGAACTCGCCACGCCGCGGCGGCACCAGGCACGCGCCGGCGGATACGGCAGCCATGACATCGCCGAGGACGAACAGCTGCTGCGTGCCTGCCGCGCCGCCCTGGACGCCGCGTAG
- a CDS encoding DUF4132 domain-containing protein, which translates to MGWIETSSGYAVTLDGAQVRCRNAAGRMLKQVPAKLRDDVEVVRLRQLAEWLERHERECRSQVDTWIVRSLPVPTDLLARVWPDAAWQAALRDLVVAPVDTDGTVALELAGFLRDADPEQGLGVVDLDGDSVRLAARTVVIPHPVLLEDLEELREFAAELGVEQGAGQLFREVWPRPDERDGAAFEWSAYAGGKFEELRHATARAGSYGYRVRGGYAVCPLIENGVAVEAAYWIGADYPESETRTGGLEWRAAGGRRLPLREVGPVAWSEGVRMAALVYAGRVVNGEDEEGEL; encoded by the coding sequence ATGGGTTGGATCGAGACATCCAGTGGGTACGCCGTCACGTTGGACGGCGCACAGGTGCGGTGCCGTAACGCGGCCGGACGCATGTTGAAGCAGGTGCCCGCGAAGCTGCGGGACGACGTGGAGGTCGTCCGGCTGCGGCAGCTGGCCGAGTGGCTGGAGCGGCATGAGCGGGAGTGCCGCTCCCAGGTGGACACCTGGATCGTCCGCTCCCTGCCCGTGCCGACGGACCTGCTGGCCCGGGTGTGGCCCGACGCCGCCTGGCAGGCGGCGCTGCGGGACCTGGTGGTGGCGCCGGTGGACACGGACGGCACGGTCGCGCTGGAGCTCGCCGGATTCCTGCGGGACGCGGATCCGGAGCAGGGCCTCGGCGTGGTGGACCTGGACGGCGACTCGGTCCGGCTCGCCGCGCGGACGGTGGTGATACCGCATCCGGTGCTCCTCGAAGACCTGGAGGAGCTGCGGGAGTTCGCGGCGGAGCTCGGTGTCGAGCAAGGCGCGGGCCAGTTGTTCCGGGAGGTCTGGCCCCGGCCGGACGAGAGGGACGGCGCCGCCTTCGAGTGGAGTGCCTACGCGGGCGGGAAGTTCGAGGAACTGCGGCACGCGACCGCGCGGGCGGGTTCGTACGGCTATCGGGTACGCGGCGGGTACGCGGTGTGCCCGCTGATCGAGAACGGGGTCGCGGTGGAGGCGGCCTACTGGATCGGCGCCGACTACCCGGAGTCCGAGACCCGCACCGGCGGCCTGGAGTGGCGGGCCGCGGGCGGGCGCCGGCTGCCGTTGCGGGAGGTGGGGCCGGTCGCCTGGTCGGAGGGGGTTCGGATGGCGGCTTTGGTGTACGCGGGGCGTGTGGTGAACGGCGAGGACGAGGAGGGGGAGCTGTGA